A region from the Desulfitobacterium dehalogenans ATCC 51507 genome encodes:
- a CDS encoding IS110 family transposase, which translates to MNFTQNEKLKQLSERSIVIGVDIASELHYARAFDWRGVELGKVFKFENNAEGFKDFHAWIERLKRQAQKECIVVGAEPTGHYWFSLASYLKEQSIKLVLVNPFHVKRSKELDDNHPSKTDAKDPKTIAKLVIEGRYNEPYIPEGIYAELRIAMACRMRIQKGMNSIKNRVQRWLKIYFPEHETVFGKFDATSSMLVLQVAPLPRDVERLGAEGINRIWRDNKLRAVGMKRAKSLYEAAQKSIGCTEGESCSRMEIQLLLQDYHTKTAQYEAVTETIDGLCRQIPEVAKLLEIKGVGLVTVAGFLSEVGDIRRFNSPKQIQKLAGLALRESSSGKHKGQTTISKRGRARLRAILFQAVMPLVAKNAEFAEIHTYYTTRPKNPLKKKQSLIALSCKLIRVFYALLTKGIDYDPKKLIQDIHRPVEYSAA; encoded by the coding sequence ATGAATTTTACACAAAACGAGAAGCTAAAGCAACTATCTGAAAGAAGTATTGTGATCGGAGTGGACATCGCCAGCGAGCTTCATTATGCCAGGGCATTTGACTGGCGAGGAGTCGAGCTGGGCAAGGTCTTCAAGTTTGAAAACAACGCTGAAGGATTCAAGGATTTCCATGCATGGATTGAACGTTTAAAAAGGCAAGCACAAAAGGAATGCATAGTGGTAGGCGCAGAACCAACCGGTCATTACTGGTTTAGCCTGGCATCTTACCTAAAAGAGCAAAGTATTAAGCTGGTCCTCGTCAACCCATTCCATGTAAAGCGTAGTAAGGAGCTTGATGACAACCACCCCAGCAAAACGGATGCAAAGGACCCCAAAACCATCGCTAAGCTGGTCATCGAGGGCAGATACAATGAGCCCTATATCCCGGAGGGGATCTATGCAGAACTGCGAATAGCAATGGCCTGCAGGATGCGCATCCAAAAGGGAATGAACAGTATAAAAAATCGTGTTCAACGGTGGCTGAAAATCTACTTTCCCGAGCATGAAACGGTGTTTGGAAAGTTTGATGCCACGAGTAGCATGCTGGTATTGCAAGTTGCCCCGCTACCTAGGGATGTTGAAAGACTTGGAGCAGAAGGAATCAACCGAATTTGGAGAGACAACAAATTGAGAGCAGTGGGAATGAAAAGGGCTAAGAGCCTGTATGAAGCTGCTCAGAAGAGCATTGGTTGCACCGAAGGAGAGTCTTGTTCCCGAATGGAAATCCAGCTATTACTGCAAGACTATCATACTAAAACAGCACAATATGAGGCAGTCACTGAAACCATCGATGGGTTGTGCCGTCAGATACCCGAAGTAGCCAAGTTGCTTGAAATTAAAGGTGTTGGCCTCGTTACCGTGGCAGGTTTTCTCTCCGAAGTTGGAGATATTAGACGCTTTAATTCTCCAAAGCAAATTCAAAAGCTAGCGGGCCTAGCCTTGCGAGAAAGTAGCTCGGGCAAGCACAAGGGACAGACCACCATCAGTAAGCGAGGTCGAGCGCGGTTGAGGGCGATTCTATTTCAGGCAGTAATGCCGCTCGTCGCCAAAAACGCAGAGTTTGCAGAGATACACACCTACTATACGACCAGGCCCAAGAATCCCCTGAAGAAAAAGCAATCGTTAATAGCCTTAAGCTGTAAACTGATTCGGGTGTTCTATGCCCTATTAACAAAGGGTATAGACTATGACCCGAAAAAGCTGATTCAAGATATTCATCGTCCAGTTGAGTATTCAGCAGCGTAA